Below is a genomic region from Streptomyces roseoviridis.
ATCTACTACGAGGTGAAGCGCCGCCCGCACTACCTGGTGAAGGCGACCAACGCCCGCGTCACCGCCACCAGCCACGAGGAGCTCGTCCGCCGATGACCCGGACCGCCGTGACCTGGCAGGTGGTGCGCTTCGGCCTGGTCGGCGCCGTCAACACCGGCACCTACTACGGCCTCTACCTGCTCCTCGGCCACTGGCTGCCGTACATCGCCGCGCACGTCGCCGCCTTCGCGCTGTCGATGGTCGGCTCCTTCTTCCTCACCTCGTACGTCACCTACCGCACTCGCCCCACCTGGCGGAAGTTCCTCCTCTTCCCCCTCACCAACGCGGCGAACTTCGTGATCACGACGGCCGGCGTCTACGTCCTGGTGGACCTCCTGGGCGTCGACACCCGCTACGCCCCGCTGCTCGCGGCGGCGGCCGCGATCCCGGTCACCTTCCTGGTCTCCCGGACGATCATGCTGGGACCCGACCGGGACACGCGGCGCGACGGCTCGCGGGGACAGCCGGTGGACCACCCCCACGAGCCGACGGCCGTCGAAGCCTCCGTCAACGAGCGCACGCGCTAGTGCTCTGGCCGGGAAGGTTCGCCGGGTTGTTCGGAGGAGGGTGGATGGCGTGCGATGAAGCCCGACGAGGTAGATCCACCTCGTAAGATCTTGAGCCCAGGCACGAATGTCGGAGGGCGACGATGGAAGAACCGCGGGTACGCCTCGCCAGCGATGACGTGTGGCTGGAACTGGCTCGGGCTGATGGCAACAGCTGGCGGATCACCGCAGATTGGTGCTCGTGGCTGACCGCTGACTTCACCGCGGATCTCAGCGCTGCGGAGGTCGTGGACTTCGCAGCCCGCATGCTTTCTCACCTGCGGGCGCCATCGGGTGGACGCTTTTCGGCGGCGGTGACTCCCGGTCGGAACAATCCGCTGACGTTGAAGGCGGAGCCCGTCGGGGACAAGTTCGCCTTTTTCGTGCGCCTGACTCCCAACGGTGATGACAGCGTGTGTCATTTGCAGATGGAGGTCGATCCGATCGCCACGTCGGAACTTCAAGAAGCATTCCGTGCGCTACACGCGGCGCTGAGCGTCTGAGCTGCCGGAACAGCTGGTCAGACCGCCATCGTGAGCGGGCGTCCGCCCCAGCGGATGCCCTTCTCGCTGCGCGGATGCGGGCGCGTTCCCTGCGCTGGGCAGCCAGGACATCGCGGTGGCGGGCGTTGGCGTTGCGTCAGCGCAAGTAGGCGTGCAGAGCCCGGGTCTGCACGGTGTGGTTGGGGTAGTTCGAGTTGGCGATGGTGAACTGCCGCAGTGGTCCGAAGTGGGCCTCGATCGGGTTCGCCCAGGAGGCGTAGGTCGGGGTGAAGCACAGCACGACCTTGTTCTTCCGCGCCCAGCGGCGGATGTCGGCGCCCTTGTGGGCCGACAGATTGTCCATGATCACGTAGATCGGGGCGCCGTCGGGCCGGGCGGCGCGAATCGATTTCAGTGCGGCCAACGTGTTCCCGGTGCCTTTCCTGCGGTGATCCATTCCGCGTGAGCACGCGGCGATGCTGGAGAAGTACGGGCCCGGCTGTTTCAACGACTTCCTCTGGATCTACGAGAACTCCGAGCCTGGCATCCGGCCGAACATCGAGGCGCGCACGCGAGAGGCGTCCGAGATCCTGGCCGGGGTGACTGCTCCGGTGGGCCGCCATCTGGCCCGGGAATTCGGTGTCTCACTCGCTGACCTAGTGCAGTGGGGGAGTACGGACAACGCGGATTGGCTTTCTGGGTACCCGTCGGCCCCACGGACGACTGGCCTGCCGCGCTGATCGAAGCCGGGCAGCTCGACTTTCTCGTCGTCCCGGAGGGGCCGGTCGCTGCCGTTCTCGGCCTCCTGTCGGGCGGGATCGCCGCCCCCTGCTTTCCGGCCGGTTTCGCAGAGGGAGGGCCGGTGTTCGAGGTGTGGTCGAGCGAGGGGGGGTGAGGCCGTCGGGTCACGGCCTCCGGACGATCATGCTGGGACCCGACACCACCCGAATGCGCGAGTCGTTGACCGATTCAACTGAGACAGTCGCTTCCAAGTAGTGGCCCGGGCCACGGCGACTGCCTAACATCGATCACCGCACGGTCGTCCCACTGACGCACGACCCACGCCGGGAGGCTCCTTTGCACCGCCGCACTGCGCTCTCCGTCTCCGCCGCCGCGACGCTGCTCGCCGCGGCCCCGCTGCTCACCGCCTGCGGCAGTGACGCCCACCCGGGCGCGGCGGCCGTCGTCGGCGGGCAGCGGATCGAGGTGTCCAGCCTCCAGGCCGAGGTGAAGGACGTCCGGGCCGCCCAGAAGGCCTCGCCGCAGGGCGCGCAGCTGCTCCGGGAGACCGGGGACCTCAGCAGGCAGAAGCTGCACGGGATGATCTTCGACCGGGTGGTCGCGAAGGTCGCCGAGGACAACGGGGTCACCGCGAGCCGCGGCGAGATCCAGCGCACCCGCGGCGACTTCGCCCGCCAGAGCGGCGGCGAGGAGCAGATGAAGGCCGTGCTGCTCCAGCAGCAGGGCGTCGCCCCGGACCAGATCGACGACGTCGCCCGCCGGGCCGTCCTCATGAACAAGATCGCGGCGAAGCTGGGCGTCACCGACACCCCCGAGGGCCAGAAGAAGCTCACCGACGCCTTCAGCCGGGCCTCCAAGGAGCTGCGGATCGACGTGAACCCGCGGTACGGCACCTGGGACGACGAGAAGATCCAGCTCGCCGCGTACACGGCGCCGTGGGTCCGGCAGATCAGCAAGGCCCCCGAGGCCGTCGCCTGAGCCCGACGTAAGGTCGAGGGGTGAACACCGAAGCCCCCGTCGAGACCGGCCGCGTCGTCCTGCTCACCGCCAGCCACCGGGTCGCGCCCGGGCTGCTGTCCTGGCCCGCCTGGCAGGCGCTGCACGGCGCCGACCGGGTCCTTTGCCCCGACGGCGACCACCCCCAGCTGCCGTATCTGCGGGAGGCGGGCGTCGCCGTCGAGCTGCTGCGGCCCTCCGCCGAGGAGCTCGTCGAGGCGTGCGCCGGCGGCCGGACGGTCGTCGTGCTGCCCTCGGGCGAGGGCGACCGGGCGCTGACCGACGGGCTCGCGCGGCTGGCCGGCTCCGGCCGGGTCGCCATGCCCGACCTGGAGCTGCTGCCCGGCTCGTACGACCTGCCCGGCGCCCGCCTCCTCGATCTCGTCCAGGTCATGGACCGGATCCGGCGCGAGTGCCCCTGGTCCTCGCGGCAGACCCACGAGGGGCTCGCCAAGTACGGCATCGAGGAGGCGTACGAGCTCGTCGAGGCCATCGAGGACGGCGACCGGGAGGCGCTGCGCGAGGAGCTCGGCGACGTCCTGCTCCAGGTCGTCTTCCACGCGCGGATCGCCGAGGAGGACGCCGAGGAGCCGTTCTCCGTCGACGACGTGGCCGCCACCATCGTGGAGAAGCTGATCCACCGGCACCCGCACGTCTTCGGCGACGCGACGGCCGAGACGCCGGAGGACGTCAAGGCGCACTGGCTGCGCACCAAGGCCGTCGAGAAGCAGCGGGAGTCGGTGACCGACGGGGTCCCCCTCGGCCAGCCCGGCCTCGCGCTCGCGGCCAAGCTGGCGAGCCGCGTACGGACCGCCGGGCTCGACGTGCCGCCGCCCGCCGGGGACGGCATCGGTGACGAGCTCCTCGCCCTCGCCGTACGAGCGGAGGCCGCCGGGGTCGACCCGGAGGCGGCCCTGCGGGCGGCCGGCCGGACCTACCGGGACGCCATCCGCGCGGCGGAGGGCGTCGACCCGGCCGACCGGGACTGACGCCGGGCGGTGACGGCTGGGGGTGACGGCCGGGACTGACACCTGGGGGTGACGGCTGGGACTGACGGCCGGGACTGACGGCTGGGAGTGACGGCCGGGACTGGCGGGTCGGGCCCGACGGTCGGCGCCAACGGCCGGCACTTACCGTGCGCGGCTCGGTGGTTGGGGGTTGGTGCCCGGGCCCCACCCCTTCGGCCCCTGCCCCCGGCCCACGGCGTCTCCGCACCCGGGCCTCTGTGCCGGCCGCTCCCCTCCCGGCGTCTCCGCACCCTGGCCTCTGCGCCGGCCGCGCGCCCCTCCCCGCATCCCCCGCCTCCCGGCATCCGCCCCCTACGGCTCCTACGGCTCCTGCGGCGCGCGGGCCGCCGGGTCGTGCCAGTGGAGTGGGGGCGGTTCGATCAGCCACTCCGCACGGCTGCGGGGGCGCTCGGCGAACCGGCCCACGGCCGGCAGCCGGTCGTGGAAGACGCGGGCCGGGTCGGTGCCGAGGTCCTCCAGTTCCTCGGCGACCTCGGTGAGGAAGGCGGGCGGGCCCGCCAGGTAGACGTCGTGGGCCGGCCAGTTGAGGGAGGACCGCAGCGCCTGGACCAGCCGTTCGGTGGCCTGGTCGCGGGGCCGGCAGGGAGCGGCGGTGATGCAGGTGACGTGCAGCCCGGGTATGAGCGCGCTCAGCCGTTCGGCGTCGGCCCGCCCGTACAGGTACTCCTTGGCGCGGGCGACGAGGAAGAGCCGCCCCTCCAGCTCCGGCTCGTCCGCCGCCGCCTCTTCGAGGAGCGCGCGCACCGGTGCCCAGCCGGTGCCCGCCGCGATGAAGGTGCGGGGTTTGCCGGGCGGGGTGCGGGCGGTCAGCGCGCCGCCCGGGCTGCTCAGGCGCAGGGTCTCGCCCACCCGCAGGCGGGACGTCAGCGCGGTGCTCATCAGCCCGTCGGCGACCCGGCTGACGTGCAGGTCGACGGTGCCGTCGGGGCGCGGCGCGTTGGCGAGGGAGTACGTGCGCCAGACCCGCGGCACGTGGAGCGAGCTCACGCTCGCGTACTGGCCGGGTAGATACGGGTAGGGCTGCCGGGGCCGCACGGTGAGCAGGGTCAGATCGTCGCCGTACCGCTCGTGCCGTACGACGTCGGCGTCCCACCAGGCGGGCTGTCCGGCCGCCGCCGACTCCTGGGCGCCCGCCTTCATGAGGTCGGCGACCCGCCCGTACGCCTCGGTCCACG
It encodes:
- a CDS encoding SurA N-terminal domain-containing protein, translated to MHRRTALSVSAAATLLAAAPLLTACGSDAHPGAAAVVGGQRIEVSSLQAEVKDVRAAQKASPQGAQLLRETGDLSRQKLHGMIFDRVVAKVAEDNGVTASRGEIQRTRGDFARQSGGEEQMKAVLLQQQGVAPDQIDDVARRAVLMNKIAAKLGVTDTPEGQKKLTDAFSRASKELRIDVNPRYGTWDDEKIQLAAYTAPWVRQISKAPEAVA
- a CDS encoding GtrA family protein encodes the protein MTRTAVTWQVVRFGLVGAVNTGTYYGLYLLLGHWLPYIAAHVAAFALSMVGSFFLTSYVTYRTRPTWRKFLLFPLTNAANFVITTAGVYVLVDLLGVDTRYAPLLAAAAAIPVTFLVSRTIMLGPDRDTRRDGSRGQPVDHPHEPTAVEASVNERTR
- a CDS encoding nucleoside triphosphate pyrophosphohydrolase; the protein is MNTEAPVETGRVVLLTASHRVAPGLLSWPAWQALHGADRVLCPDGDHPQLPYLREAGVAVELLRPSAEELVEACAGGRTVVVLPSGEGDRALTDGLARLAGSGRVAMPDLELLPGSYDLPGARLLDLVQVMDRIRRECPWSSRQTHEGLAKYGIEEAYELVEAIEDGDREALREELGDVLLQVVFHARIAEEDAEEPFSVDDVAATIVEKLIHRHPHVFGDATAETPEDVKAHWLRTKAVEKQRESVTDGVPLGQPGLALAAKLASRVRTAGLDVPPPAGDGIGDELLALAVRAEAAGVDPEAALRAAGRTYRDAIRAAEGVDPADRD
- a CDS encoding globin domain-containing protein, with translation MDAQLLRSTFAVVERRAEHAVTFFYSHLFWHNPGVRELFPEDMAPQRDRLFAALTHVVTRLEDPGLAGYLGQLGRDHRRFLATPALYSAVGTSLLAAFAHTAGAAWTVEAEKAWTEAYGRVADLMKAGAQESAAAGQPAWWDADVVRHERYGDDLTLLTVRPRQPYPYLPGQYASVSSLHVPRVWRTYSLANAPRPDGTVDLHVSRVADGLMSTALTSRLRVGETLRLSSPGGALTARTPPGKPRTFIAAGTGWAPVRALLEEAAADEPELEGRLFLVARAKEYLYGRADAERLSALIPGLHVTCITAAPCRPRDQATERLVQALRSSLNWPAHDVYLAGPPAFLTEVAEELEDLGTDPARVFHDRLPAVGRFAERPRSRAEWLIEPPPLHWHDPAARAPQEP